The Methylomarinum sp. Ch1-1 genome contains the following window.
AGCTTTCCGAGGTGTTTTCGTCGTTGACGAAGCCGCTGCGCTCTGCGGTTACCTGGCCGTATTCGCCGGTGAAGGTCCAGTCCTCTAAATTTAGTTGCACCGATGCCAGCGGATAAAATGCCTTGATGTTACCGGAGGCGATGCCGGGCGTCGATGAATTAAAGTCCCGGTCGAGATCGACGACGCTGAATAACAGGCGAAAGCGCCCTTCCTGCCATTCGTACCCCATGCGGCCGACGAACATCGGACGGCCGCCCATATCGCCTTGGGCATTGGGAACGCCCGTTAAAAACTCGGTGGCGCCGCCGCTATTATCCAGTGGTTCGGAGATTACCAGTTCGCTGGTGAATGCATGATCGCCGACCGCATAGCGACCATAAAACAAGCCGCCATCGGAAGAGATCATTGGCTGACGCAGGGCCAGCGAATCGAAATAAACGGATTGCGGCACAAATACGCCCGGGCGTGTCCATACGACATCGCGAGTGTCGTTGTATAAACCGAATGGATTCTTGACTCGCCCTAACCTAACGCCGATAGTCGCTTGTGGGTCTAGCATCATGTGATAATCAAGATTGGCGTAGTCCAGGCGAAAATCTTCCCGGTCGGAGCCGCCAGCATTCCGGTACATGCCTTGCGCGGCAATCAATAGGTTGGGCTGCAGATGCCCTAGAAGGTTGACGCCAATCTCGGTGAAGTCCAGGCTTCCTCCGGATCGGCTTTGACCGAAGGCGTTGTATTTGGACGTTAATGTATAACCTTGACTGACAAAACCATGGGCTTGCCAATCGCCTAGGCCTAGCTCCAACGCCGAAGAAGGCTGGGCATAACTAAGCATGGCGCCGATTAAAATAGCGACTGAGGCGGTGTGACGGCGTAATGGGATGTTTTTCATGGACAAGTTCAGCCTCCTATTGTTCGATGTATCCAATCGCGCCGGGCGTTTGTTTGATGACTGTTTGCATTTGTTCGACGGTGTCTATGACAATCGGCGCAGTCCCGGTGCCGGAATAAATCATTCGGTCCCAGGCGGAACGCAGTTGGTATGGATAAACGCCCAAGACTTCCTTGGCGAAACGGACATGCACAGGGTGCTGGTCGGGTAATACATAGACTCTGAGCGTTGTTCCATCAGGCCAACGGGTGCGCCGACCAAAGAATATCTCGCGTAAATCTTCGCGGCTAAACTGATTGGATTGCTTGCTTAGGCTGTAAGGAACAACCGTTGTGTCTGCGCCGGCAGTTCCCGGGCATGGCAGCATTACCACCATGGCGGCTAAAAATGATGAGACACAAAACCTAAAAAATCGGTGATGTTTGCAGTCGGGTAATGATAGAAAGCGCCTCATGGCGTCTAAATATAGACACGATCGGACGATTTGGCAAACCTTCCATAGCTGAATCGATTGATGGTGAGTCCATTGCTTTTTGATTTTGATCGACGGGCGGAGCTAACGGTTCGCTCGCTAAAAGCGAGTGCTTACTAAGCAACTCGCTCGGCGTTAAAACTATGTCATGTATAATTCATAACTATTACCTAAAATGGAGTATAATTTTTTAATCATTCAGTATCGGCTTTATCGAACATGTGTCTCAAGATAGGGTTACGGTGCTGACAATCTTAGGGTAGAAAATGAGTGAAATATTGCAGCAGTTGGCTCAAGTTCTGGAGCAACGCAAACAGGAGTCGGCCGATCAGTCTTATGTCGCCAGTCTCTATGCGAAAGGGTTGGATCATATTTTAAAAAAAGTTGGGGAAGAAGCCACTGAAACGGTGATTGCCGCTAAGGGGGGGGATAAAGACCAGATCGTATACGAAACGGCCGATCTCTGGTTTCATAGTATGGTGATGCTGGCTGATCAAGGCTTGGGGCCGGATGATGTATTGCGGGAATTGCAACGTCGTTTTGGGTTGTCGGGTTTAGAGGAAAAAGCCCAGCGCGATAAATAACGATTCAGGAGTAAAAAAATGGGCATTAGTGTGACGCAGTTGTTGATTATCTTGGCGATAGTCGTCGTCTTGTTCGGCACCAAGCGCTTGAAGAATATCGGCGCCGACCTCGGTGGGGCGATCAAGGGCTTTAAAGGCGCGATGAAAGACGGCGCCGAAGACAAGAAAAACATTACTGAAAATGACGGTGAGACTTTGGAAGGTGAAGTGTCTTCGAAAGAGAAAGACAAGG
Protein-coding sequences here:
- a CDS encoding Sec-independent protein translocase subunit TatA codes for the protein MGISVTQLLIILAIVVVLFGTKRLKNIGADLGGAIKGFKGAMKDGAEDKKNITENDGETLEGEVSSKEKDKV
- a CDS encoding TonB-dependent receptor, with amino-acid sequence MKNIPLRRHTASVAILIGAMLSYAQPSSALELGLGDWQAHGFVSQGYTLTSKYNAFGQSRSGGSLDFTEIGVNLLGHLQPNLLIAAQGMYRNAGGSDREDFRLDYANLDYHMMLDPQATIGVRLGRVKNPFGLYNDTRDVVWTRPGVFVPQSVYFDSLALRQPMISSDGGLFYGRYAVGDHAFTSELVISEPLDNSGGATEFLTGVPNAQGDMGGRPMFVGRMGYEWQEGRFRLLFSVVDLDRDFNSSTPGIASGNIKAFYPLASVQLNLEDWTFTGEYGQVTAERSGFVNDENTSESFYVQTEYRFMPNWSALLRYDSFTFDIDDRGGDHNAEKFNLPQHSFYARDLTVGLRWEFTRNWQLLSEYHSVWGTAWLSPQDNPDLSQRTGPERWDMFALMLSFRF
- a CDS encoding phosphoribosyl-ATP diphosphatase → MSEILQQLAQVLEQRKQESADQSYVASLYAKGLDHILKKVGEEATETVIAAKGGDKDQIVYETADLWFHSMVMLADQGLGPDDVLRELQRRFGLSGLEEKAQRDK